Within the Nocardioides aurantiacus genome, the region CGCTCATGGCACCAGGGTGGGCCCACCACCTCCGCGGTGACAAACCGCGTTGCCGTATCAGCAAACAACTCTCACGGCGCCCGCTCGGGCGTACGAACTGCGGGGTGGTCGATCGCCGCACCATGCCACCGGGTCTCACCCGGGCGTCGAGCCTCCGGCGACCTCGTAGTTCCAGACCTCGCTGTGGGTCGAGACCGGCGCCGGGGCGTCACCGCCGGCGCGCTCGACGGCTGAGCGGTGACCCTCGGAGAAGCCGGGGGAGCTGAGCCAGCCCTGGAACGACTCCTCGTCGCGCCACCGGGTGATGACGAGCCACTGCGCGCGCTCGTCGGTGGGGCGGAGCAGCTCGAAGCCCTCGAACCCCTCCGCGCCGTCGACGGCGCCGGCGCGTGCGGCGAAGCGGTGGGCGAGCTCGTCGCCCGAGCCGGCGGGGACGGTGATGGCGTTGATCTTGATGACGGTCACGGGACCAGGGTGCCAGGGGGCGGGTCGGCGGCACCCCGCCACTGCAGGCAGGGCCGTTCCCGGGCGACCGGCGCGGGTCTCGGAGAGGATGTGTCCATGGCCCGGGACCTGGACTACGCCCCCCTGACCGGACGACCGGGACTGCTGCCCCGGCTGCGCGCGGTGCGGGCGAGCAACATCTGGGTCTACAGCATGACCGTGGGCCTGGTCATCCTGCTGCTGCCGCTGACGGTCGTCGTCGGTCTGGTCCCGCTCTACGAGACCGACCCGGGGTTCCAGGTCATGATGTGGGCGGTCGCGGCGCTCGGGGCCTACGCGGTCGGGGCGGTGCTGTGGCAGGTGCGGGGCGAGTCGCTGCTCCCGGCGTTCGCGCAGACGAACCGGCTGGACCTCACCCAGGGAGTGTCGGCGCAGCACTACGCCGGCAGCCGCTTCGCCGACGGGTCGCTGATGGTGCTCCGCAGCGTCCGGATCCGGGAGGCCGGGTTCCTCGAGGTGGGGGACACCTTCTCCGCAGCCACGCCACGACGGTCCTCACCCACGTCGGGCGCCACGGGTGCGCCCGACGTCGAGGTGTTCCTGCGGGTGGGCCTGGCCGGGCGGGTCAGCCAGCGGTCCGAGGGCGTGGACCTGCTCGACGCTCCGCTGCACGAGCGGATCACGAGGTGGGCAGGGACCTACGCCGTGGAGTGCTCCGACCGGGAGGTGACGCTGCACGGCAGCCGGGGACTGGCCGCGCACGACCCCGCACGGGTGCGGGAGGGGTTCGAGCTGGCGCGGGTGCTGCGCGACCGTGCCGACGAGCTCCTGGTCGTCGGTCCGGGCGACGTACCGGCCGCTCCGACCCCCTCGGGCATCCCGGTGCCGGTCCGCGAGCGACGGACCGCATTGGCGGGCAGGCCCATGCGCCCGGCCGTCGTCGTCGTGGCGACGCTCGGGTTCCTGGTCGTGGTGCCGGTGCTCATCGCCGTCGCGATGTCGCTGGTGGAGCAGCTGTCGGGTGCCCCGTGGGTGGCCTCGATCGTGCTGGGTCTCGTCATCGCCGCCGCCGTCGCCGTGGCGGGAGCCCTCGTCCGGGGGGTGACCCGCCCCCGGCGCCCCCGCGACACGCGGTCGTCGGTCGACGCGCCGGAGCCGGCCCCGTGACCGGCCGCCGCGGCGTCGCCGACCTGGACTACGCACCCCTGACCCGGCGTCACGGGCTCGGGGCACGACTGCGGGCGGTGGCGGGCAACAACGTGCTCGTCATCGGCGGCACGGTCGCGGTGCTGATGACCCTCCTCCCCGGAGCCGTCGTGGTCGGGCTGGTGGCGACCGGGTCCGCCGGCGACGACGTGGCCTTCACCGTGTGCATGGCCGTGATCTCGCTCGGCGGTCTGCTCGTGGTCCTCGACGTGCTCGGGAAGGCCGAGGGCGGTGAGGCGCTCGACG harbors:
- a CDS encoding antibiotic biosynthesis monooxygenase family protein encodes the protein MTVIKINAITVPAGSGDELAHRFAARAGAVDGAEGFEGFELLRPTDERAQWLVITRWRDEESFQGWLSSPGFSEGHRSAVERAGGDAPAPVSTHSEVWNYEVAGGSTPG